The bacterium genome includes a window with the following:
- a CDS encoding DUF2283 domain-containing protein → MKVYYDNKVDALYIELGNGQPEGVIEMSEGVNLDTTSGNKIVGIEILNASKKLNLKTILSYTLNFDKNLIIQKKVA, encoded by the coding sequence ATGAAAGTATATTATGATAATAAAGTAGATGCCTTATATATAGAGTTAGGAAATGGGCAGCCTGAAGGAGTTATCGAAATGTCTGAAGGAGTTAATTTAGACACAACTTCCGGGAATAAAATAGTAGGGATAGAAATTCTAAATGCCTCTAAAAAACTAAATTTGAAAACAATTCTTTCCTACACACTTAATTTTGATAAAAATTTAATTATTCAGAAAAAAGTTGCTTAA
- a CDS encoding integron integrase, whose product MLNILPEFQKYLIGNKIVQEKSVSFYAYWASKFISFSNKTDEPDLKLKIQRFLNHIKEDPKITGWQIDQAKNAVNLYLNNFLKGNTSHLNPNSNEPVKINYEINIILNKVREAIRIKHYSYSTERTYLDWIKRFYEYVENVKKKDVLNLGLETNDLKDYLAYLATYKNVSSSTQNQAFNAILFLLRDILRIDTGNIGKTVRAKRGPKLPVVLTVDEIKEIFRNAPEDYILVLKLIYGAGLRLMESARLRVKDIDFDNKLIFVRAGKGDKDRATILPDGIIEPLKKQLEEIKKIHKKDLEKGYGEVFLPNALDKKYPNASREFCWQYVFPASKLSVDPRSGKVKRHHIFEKTIQNAMNNAVKKSNIVKHATVHTLRHSFATHLLMNGVNIREIQEWMGHKNLETTMIYTHVMRDMSNAPRSPLDSLYLK is encoded by the coding sequence TTGCTTAATATTTTACCTGAATTCCAGAAATATTTAATTGGAAATAAGATCGTCCAGGAAAAAAGTGTATCTTTTTATGCTTATTGGGCCAGTAAATTTATAAGTTTTTCAAATAAAACTGATGAACCTGATCTGAAATTAAAGATTCAAAGATTTCTGAATCATATTAAAGAAGATCCAAAAATAACCGGCTGGCAAATTGATCAGGCTAAAAACGCGGTTAATCTATATTTAAATAACTTTTTAAAAGGCAACACCTCCCATTTAAATCCCAATTCAAATGAGCCTGTAAAAATAAATTATGAAATAAATATTATTTTAAACAAAGTCCGGGAAGCTATCAGGATAAAGCACTATTCTTATTCCACGGAACGGACTTATCTGGATTGGATAAAACGATTTTACGAATATGTTGAAAATGTAAAGAAAAAGGATGTTCTTAATCTGGGATTAGAAACAAATGACCTGAAAGATTACCTTGCCTATCTTGCTACATATAAAAATGTATCGTCCTCAACTCAAAATCAGGCTTTCAACGCGATATTATTTCTTTTAAGAGATATTCTTAGAATCGATACCGGCAATATCGGGAAAACGGTCAGGGCTAAACGCGGGCCGAAGCTTCCGGTTGTTTTAACTGTGGATGAAATTAAGGAAATATTCAGGAATGCCCCGGAAGATTATATATTGGTTTTAAAGCTTATATACGGCGCGGGATTACGGCTTATGGAATCAGCCAGGCTGAGAGTAAAGGATATAGATTTTGATAATAAATTGATCTTTGTGCGCGCGGGCAAGGGGGATAAAGACCGTGCTACAATTTTACCCGACGGGATTATTGAACCGCTGAAAAAACAACTGGAAGAAATAAAAAAAATACACAAAAAGGATTTAGAAAAAGGATATGGAGAGGTATTTCTGCCTAACGCCCTGGATAAAAAATATCCGAACGCGTCCCGTGAATTCTGCTGGCAGTATGTTTTTCCCGCTTCCAAACTTTCTGTTGATCCTCGAAGCGGGAAAGTCAAGCGGCACCATATATTTGAGAAAACTATTCAGAACGCGATGAATAACGCGGTAAAAAAATCCAATATTGTTAAACACGCGACTGTGCATACGTTAAGGCATAGCTTTGCTACGCACTTATTGATGAATGGTGTCAATATAAGAGAAATTCAGGAGTGGATGGGCCATAAGAACCTTGAAACGACAATGATATATACCCATGTGATGCGGGACATGTCGAACGCGCCGAGAAGCCCGCTGGATAGTTTATATCTAAAATAA
- a CDS encoding type II toxin-antitoxin system prevent-host-death family antitoxin codes for MKVAAGEFKAKCLKLMDNVHENQREIIITKFGKPIAKLTPVEKEEVKPLFGILKDSLFITGDIVKSTGEKWNADD; via the coding sequence ATGAAAGTTGCGGCGGGTGAATTTAAGGCCAAGTGCCTGAAATTAATGGATAACGTTCATGAAAATCAGAGGGAAATTATAATTACAAAATTTGGGAAACCTATAGCGAAATTGACCCCTGTCGAAAAAGAAGAGGTGAAACCTTTATTTGGTATTTTGAAAGATTCGCTTTTTATAACCGGGGATATTGTAAAATCCACAGGCGAGAAATGGAACGCTGATGATTAA
- a CDS encoding type II toxin-antitoxin system VapC family toxin, producing MINPKDIVILDTHVWIWLLTGGKKLENSGCLAHIENAAKYGNIRVSAISVWEVGMLEAKGRIKFPVECIDWINKALSVPGVSLVPLTPEIAVESSQLPDKFHGDPADRIIVASARKLGATLITHDKEIISYGRKMFVKVIPV from the coding sequence ATGATTAATCCAAAGGATATTGTAATTTTAGATACACATGTCTGGATATGGCTGTTAACAGGCGGCAAAAAACTGGAGAACTCCGGGTGCCTGGCGCATATTGAAAACGCGGCAAAATACGGAAATATCAGGGTGTCGGCCATTTCAGTATGGGAAGTGGGTATGCTTGAAGCTAAAGGGAGAATTAAATTTCCTGTCGAATGTATAGACTGGATTAATAAAGCGTTAAGTGTTCCCGGTGTGTCTTTAGTTCCTCTTACTCCTGAAATTGCCGTTGAAAGCAGCCAATTGCCCGATAAGTTTCATGGTGACCCTGCCGACCGGATAATTGTCGCCTCGGCGAGAAAATTAGGAGCAACGCTGATTACCCATGATAAAGAAATTATTTCATATGGCAGGAAAATGTTTGTAAAAGTTATTCCGGTTTAA
- a CDS encoding RsmE family RNA methyltransferase, with the protein MPIYFINENDITGDIVRISGGNFHHLSNVLRREAGDEIFVSDTKEKYRLRITSVSKKHLEAKIINREKIQSGREITLTQCLPKKNKMDTVARANVELGVRNIIPVISERSVPRLDDAREQKLLSRWRKVSIEQAQQSGIPVLPNVSGVQKFEEAVQNLKGFDLVIIPWEEEKSKKIKDVLKNCKNVQKIAIIIGPEGGLTAEEVNFAEKTGAIRVSLGGTIFRTEIAGLIAVSIIKYQFDWL; encoded by the coding sequence ATGCCGATATATTTTATTAATGAAAATGATATAACCGGGGACATTGTCAGGATTTCCGGCGGCAATTTCCATCATCTATCCAATGTCCTGCGCCGCGAAGCCGGAGACGAAATATTTGTTTCCGACACAAAAGAAAAATACAGGCTGAGAATAACGTCTGTTTCAAAAAAACATCTTGAAGCGAAAATTATTAACAGGGAAAAGATACAATCCGGCAGGGAAATAACTTTAACCCAATGCCTGCCTAAAAAAAACAAGATGGACACCGTTGCGCGGGCGAATGTTGAATTGGGTGTCAGGAATATAATTCCCGTCATAAGCGAAAGAAGTGTTCCCCGGCTGGATGACGCGAGGGAGCAGAAACTTTTATCACGGTGGAGAAAGGTATCAATTGAGCAGGCCCAGCAGTCGGGAATACCTGTTTTGCCAAATGTTTCCGGGGTCCAAAAATTTGAGGAGGCCGTCCAAAATTTAAAAGGATTTGATTTGGTCATTATCCCCTGGGAAGAAGAAAAATCGAAGAAAATAAAGGATGTTTTAAAAAATTGCAAAAATGTTCAAAAAATTGCTATAATAATTGGACCGGAAGGCGGATTGACGGCTGAAGAGGTTAATTTTGCTGAAAAAACAGGCGCGATTCGTGTAAGTTTGGGCGGGACTATTTTCCGCACAGAAATAGCAGGGTTGATCGCAGTGTCTATTATTAAGTATCAATTTGACTGGCTGTAA
- a CDS encoding histidine triad nucleotide-binding protein produces MDCLFCKIVEKKIKSDILYEDKECIAFSDINPQAPVHFLVIPKKHIPTTLAVREEDKNLVGHMVMVAAKIAGDKKIDISGFRLVLNCNPDSGQVIYHIHMHVLGGRKMGWPPG; encoded by the coding sequence ATGGACTGTTTGTTCTGCAAAATCGTCGAAAAGAAGATAAAAAGCGATATTTTATACGAAGATAAAGAGTGTATAGCGTTCAGCGACATTAATCCGCAGGCCCCCGTGCATTTTCTTGTTATTCCCAAAAAACATATTCCTACAACCCTGGCTGTCAGGGAAGAGGATAAAAATCTTGTGGGCCACATGGTCATGGTCGCGGCTAAGATAGCCGGGGACAAGAAGATTGACATCAGCGGTTTCAGGCTGGTTTTAAACTGCAACCCGGACAGCGGGCAGGTCATTTATCATATCCATATGCATGTTTTGGGCGGCAGAAAAATGGGCTGGCCCCCGGGTTGA